From the genome of Fibrobacter sp. UWB4, one region includes:
- a CDS encoding nitrogenase component 1 — protein sequence MSEALKTKKKSNSISDPRYSCAVGASNTVVGIKGAVPIANCSPGCQLKQTAFLTFENGFQGSIFAGAGNMPSANSTENDIVFGGIKTLDQLIKSTLKVFDGDLYVVLTGCVGGLIGDDVPSLVNEYRDLGYPIVAVDTAGFKGNNLFGHEEVVNAIVDQFVGDYKGERKKGLINLWFEVPYYNQNWRGDYQELARILRGAGFEVNVLFGPENNGVKDWLRIPEAQFNLVVSPWVGVRNAEHLEKKYGQPFLHIPEIPIGAEATAAFIRKVVDFAGIDKEQSEKFIEQENGIYYYYLEHFSEFFAEYWYGMPSEFAITADSAYTLAYTKFLADQIGLIPRKAIITDDPPQKFRKTIEDAFHNISEGVDVEVEFEEDGYLIEKAIKEVDFSSGKPLILASSWEINLANDKGALFFEITPPSSETLIINRSFVGYKGALNLLEKIYSASVGGK from the coding sequence ATGTCAGAAGCACTTAAAACAAAGAAAAAAAGCAATTCTATTTCGGACCCCCGCTATTCTTGTGCAGTCGGTGCGTCCAATACGGTTGTCGGCATCAAGGGTGCAGTTCCTATAGCCAACTGCTCTCCGGGTTGCCAGCTTAAGCAAACCGCATTCCTCACTTTTGAAAACGGCTTCCAGGGCAGCATTTTCGCTGGTGCTGGTAACATGCCGAGCGCAAACTCCACTGAAAACGACATCGTGTTCGGCGGCATCAAGACTTTGGATCAGTTGATTAAGTCAACGCTCAAAGTTTTCGATGGCGACCTCTATGTTGTTCTCACGGGTTGCGTGGGCGGCCTCATTGGTGATGACGTCCCCAGCTTGGTGAATGAATATCGCGATTTGGGTTACCCGATTGTGGCTGTGGATACCGCAGGCTTCAAGGGCAATAACCTTTTCGGTCACGAAGAAGTGGTAAACGCCATTGTCGATCAGTTTGTGGGCGATTACAAGGGCGAACGCAAGAAGGGTCTTATCAATCTTTGGTTCGAAGTTCCGTATTACAACCAGAACTGGCGCGGTGATTACCAGGAACTTGCCCGTATTCTCCGTGGCGCAGGATTTGAAGTGAATGTGCTCTTTGGACCTGAAAATAACGGTGTCAAGGACTGGTTGCGCATTCCAGAAGCCCAGTTTAACCTGGTGGTTTCTCCGTGGGTCGGCGTGAGAAACGCTGAACACCTTGAGAAAAAATATGGTCAGCCGTTCCTCCATATTCCTGAAATTCCAATCGGTGCTGAAGCAACTGCTGCATTTATCCGCAAAGTTGTTGATTTTGCCGGAATCGATAAGGAACAGAGCGAAAAGTTCATTGAACAAGAAAATGGTATTTATTACTACTATTTGGAACACTTCTCTGAATTCTTTGCTGAATACTGGTACGGTATGCCGAGTGAATTTGCAATTACTGCTGATTCCGCTTACACGCTTGCCTACACCAAGTTCCTTGCTGACCAAATCGGCCTTATTCCGCGCAAGGCGATTATCACGGACGATCCTCCGCAGAAATTCCGCAAGACCATCGAAGATGCTTTCCATAACATCAGCGAAGGTGTCGATGTTGAAGTGGAATTCGAAGAAGATGGCTACTTGATTGAAAAAGCTATCAAGGAAGTGGATTTCTCTTCTGGAAAGCCGTTGATTCTTGCTTCTTCTTGGGAAATCAATCTTGCCAATGATAAGGGCGCTTTGTTCTTCGAAATCACGCCTCCTTCCAGCGAAACCTTGATTATCAATCGAAGCTTTGTTGGCTACAAAGGTGCACTCAATCTTCTCGAAAAGATTTACAGTGCATCTGTTGGCGGAAAATAA